A DNA window from Ipomoea triloba cultivar NCNSP0323 chromosome 10, ASM357664v1 contains the following coding sequences:
- the LOC116033302 gene encoding uncharacterized protein LOC116033302: MPNQGFQAPTTQPRQSSENSPPPNWEAMMEMMFKSQMKSDERFRQLTEKLDQLGAHNKMLERQIANQASTSSTQVTGKLPAYPENPREHVNAIITRSGKELEEPSFQIEKPMPRGRSNGEIEEEVEKEEATPPTSIPNQRVHNKDDGVKPERKYVPPLPFPQKFQCQAKESRWKKFLNLVENLNVSIPLLDLLTQVPSYGKFLREILSRKRKLGTQEMIAMTQEYRTLIHDEGKFPTKLRDPGSFTIPCVIGGFTINRSLCDLGAGVNVMPLSLCKRLNLGEPKPVQLTLEFADRSTKSPIGILEDVPVRVDKYFVPCDFVVMDIREDPYIPIILGRPFLATTGAIIDARKGSIIFDFGEEKVAFNVFDEPKSPFVEKCYRVDEVGNKRLEKGEEFDALDERTFDEHKKFKKILHEEVGDVALLEKESKVRKIEEYEFLFEDGGQVLQNKGKDWANNSKLKALIEEYPMAFKSFVERFIEARNWKCLENHPG; this comes from the coding sequence ATGCCAAATCAAGGATTCCAAGCCCCGACTACTCAACCAAGGCAATCTTCAGAAAATTCACCTCCACCAAATTGGGAAGCCATGATGGAAATGATGTTTAAATCTCAAATGAAGAGTGACGAGAGGTTTAGGCAATTGACAGAGAAGTTGGATCAATTGGGTGCTCATAACAAAATGTTGGAAAGACAAATTGCAAACCAAGCTTCTACTTCTAGTACTCAAGTCACAGGTAAGTTGCCCGCTTACCCTGAAAATCCAAGGGAACATGTCAATGCCATTATAACAAGAAGTGGAAAGGAACTTGAGGAACCATCTTTCCAAATTGAAAAGCCAATGCCAAGAGGAAGGAGTAATggagaaattgaagaagaagttgaaaaagagGAAGCTACCCCTCCCACTTCTATCCCAAATCAACGAGTTCATAACAAAGATGATGGAGTGAAGCCGGAGAGGAAATATGTACCACCTTTGCCATTTCCtcaaaaatttcaatgtcaAGCCAAAGAGAGTAGATGGAAGAAATTCTTgaatttggttgaaaatttgaatgtgtCTATCCCTTTGCTTGATTTACTCACTCAAGTGCCTTCTTACGGCAAGTTTTTAAGGGAGATTCTCTCGAGAAAAAGAAAACTTGGTACTCAAGAGATGATTGCTATGACACAAGAGTACCGGACCCTAATACATGATGAAGGAAAGTTTCCTACCAAGCTAAGGGATCCCGGGAGTTTCACTATCCCATGTGTCATTGGAGGGTTCACCATAAATAGATCACTTTGTGATCTAGGAGCAGGTGTTAATGTAATGCCTCTATCTCTTTGCAAAAGGTTAAATTTGGGAGAGCCAAAGCCGGTTCAACTCACACTTGAATTTGCCGATCGGTCAACCAAAAGCCCTATTGGAATACTTGAGGATGTCCCGGTTCGAGTGGATAAATATTTTGTGCCTTGTGATTTTGTTGTTATGGATATTAGAGAAGATCCGTATATTCCAATCATATTAGGGCGGCCTTTCTTGGCTACAACTGGAGCTATAATTGATGCAAGGAAGGGATCAATAATTTTTGACTTTGGAGAAGAGAAAGTAGCATTTAATGTTTTTGATGAGCCTAAATCTCCTTTTGTTGAAAAATGTTATCGGGTTGATGAGGTTGGTAACAAGAGATTGGAGAAGGGTGAAGAGTTTGATGCTCTTGATGAGAGAACTTTTGATGAgcataaaaagtttaaaaaaattttacatgAGGAAGTTGGTGATGTTGCACTTTTGGAGAAAGAATCTAAGGtgagaaaaattgaagaatatgAATTTTTGTTTGAAGATGGAGGCCAAGTTCTACAAAATAAGGGTAAAGATTGGGCAAACAATTCTAAATTGAAGGCATTGATAGAAGAATACCCTATGGCTTTCAAGAGTTTTGTTGAGCGCTTCATCGAGGCTAGGAATTGGAAATGCCTCGAAAATCATCCAGGATGA